In Lycium ferocissimum isolate CSIRO_LF1 chromosome 3, AGI_CSIRO_Lferr_CH_V1, whole genome shotgun sequence, the genomic window ATATTTATAAGTTTTACTaaatattttcacattcatttcAGGGAATGAAtctgtatatataatattaatcaAAATATTGTCATTCTTAAGGAATGgaacataatcatataaatattCCTTAACGACTCAAATTATAGTAACTTATAACCTCTTCTTAAATGTTGCTACTTTAGGAGCAAATAGAGGCATGCGTATATATAATGCAAATAATTTTTCTCTAACACTAATTGTAATCACAATAAAAATATTATCACTTCTAGTGGTTACGAGCATAAATAAATTTAGTCTAACGAGACATAGAATTTATCGTCACTTCTGGTGATCGATCATATATTTGTTTTTGCACACTCTGCTGGAGTTTGAGTGCGTATTACATATAAAATACACTCTACACAGAGTAAAAGGATAAAGAGTGTGTGGGTTGCTAAGAAAGCCAAACCCGCTTGAATAAAGATACAAACCTTAtttaccaaaataaaaaatatacaaacctCACGGTGAAGCGTGTTCTGCAATAATATATTCATAGGTTTGTTTGATAAAAGATCTCCACAAACGTAGCATCACTTTAATTCCTTATCACCAAAGGAAGTCAGCAAACAAGAATTTCTCATTGATATTTGATATCCAGAGGCAACAGGCGGCATCTTTAAGTTTCAAAAGATGGGAGTGATTAAAACAAATACCACAAATATAATTTTGAGACAGTGAAAGATTATTAAGTAAAATACTTATCTTGCACTCGTGTAACTCCAAGAATTGCATCTTCcagagtctcgtgctgataacgtgttataaaataataaaactagAACAAGAATattgtagagaaagagagaagagaggagaattcTCTTGAGGGATAAAATTACAAGGAAGAGAACCCTCTATTTATAGGGGGAAAAATAGCTCGGTACCAAAGTCACTAACCCTAACTTTTCTCCaaaagatagacatccacaataataaatggagtaatatttataacaaGCAGGGTAATAAAGTGCTATTTTCATTAGCATTTACACTTCATTTCTTTAATAATTGggaaaggaaataaaaggaaacgCTTGGACAGTCAAATTGACAATTTCTTGCAAAGAAACTCATGCAACAACTGAATGTAACTTTTAGAAGCTTCTTCTTTTGGTAACTTGAGAAGGCCAGCAACCTCTTGAAATCCTGCATGCTGTTTTGCATACAAAGAATTCTCACTTTCACTCATGTGGTTCATCTCCTGGTTGTGAAGCTTTGGTTTTGACAGAGCCCATTGCATTGACCAAATTGCTAAGGGCCTCATGTAACACAGGGATCTATAGTGATCATATGTGTTCCAGCCCTCGGGCGTTTGGAAACTAAACCTGCACATACAAGAACCAAAACTTATGTCAAATGAAGTGGAGCTAATCTACTAGCCAATAGAGGTGTCTATATACAGTTTGACTCGTTAAATTATGACGCTTCTCCATATGGATAAGCTGAAGCTATCAACTGGTTGAAGAGCTTCACCAGCCACAGCAGAAAAGTAATTGTATGAATGAGAAGCAACAGATTGAGACGCATAAAAGCTCATGGAGCTACTGAAGATGCTTTTGACCAACATTAAATAACATAGCAACAAAGGCATCTAGACAGGCTCCTTAAATGGTGAAGCTTAATGATATGACCAAGCGATAGCTACTAACTTGATGAATGATGATGCTTGATATATGTTGCTATACAGGGATAGTTTTAGGACATTGAATTCCACCACTGACAAGAAGGATGTGGAGAATTGTTGATAATCTAACAACTAGTTACAGGTTCATATCCTCTTGCGGAGTCCAACTCTTGGAAAAGTGAGGACAGTTATTGACAGGTGATAACCAGCTACAATTACAAAGAATAAATACTACAATTCCTTTTCACTCTCTTCTGTGTTCATGATAGCAGGGCAGTTATAAGGCTATTTTAGAAAGAAAATGATCACGAGGATCATGATTTGGCAACACCAAAAAGCTAACTTCCTCTCCCTTAATGACTAAGATATATAACATAACAGGCATGCAAAGCTCTTTCCAATGTCTTGCCAAAACAAACCACATCTATAACATACTTAAATGGCCGCAATCTTTAGTATCTAGATTATCACATATAAACACCAAGCCTAGAATGGTTTTCCCTGATTGACTAGGTGACTTCTTTGTTCATACATTTTTTCTTTACATCAATCAAGTGGTTTTGGAAAGGATTCACAAAACAGACTAGTTTCCTAGTTGCTAAATtgattttttgttgattttcttCAAAAGATAACTCTCAGAAAGCCTCGTCTTATCTGGACCCCAAACCTCATCAGTATTTCTAGTGAATGAGAACTTATCCAGCCTCAAAAATGGTAACCTCTAAGCAAAAGAGAGGAATTTCcggaaaaaagaaaacagaagaagaagaaacgaaAAACTTACCCAAGACCTTTATCTGACCATGCTGTCGAGTGTACCCCACTTGCAGTATGAAATGCTATGTCCACCAAGCCCTCTTGTATCATATTAGCAGCAAGAGAATATGTAACTCCTGTCCATATTTCTCTCGACTGCAGAGCTGACATATCAGGTTTTCCATTCGGTAGCATCCCGTTTACAGCCCCACGCATCCCTCCCTTGTGTTTTAacacattgaaatcatagatTTTCTTGAGAGCACTTCTTATCTTCTCTTCATCAGCAATAGGTGAAAGACCACTCGCTCTAGCATACCTATGAAATAGCCACCAAATGAGTATAAAAAAAGAAGTAATGAGCAACAGGTTCAATGGTAAAGTTTCAATTTATCATCATTACTGAGTCGATCAACTATATGAAACTTCAACGAACATGAAACACACAACATATTCGTAGTTATTTTCTCTAAATTAGAAACAGTTCCTCAGTTTAGAGCTCTTGCCCAGTAAGATGAAGAGTAACTCACCATTGACCAGCCAACTGATCAGCATGAATTGAAGAACTTGATCTTCGACCACTATTGTCATAATTGAAGTAAGAACCATTCCATAACTTGTCATATACAGACTTTGCCTTCTGAAACTTAGCCCAAAGGTAATCAGCAGCTGCAGCATCACCGACCTCACGAGCCATTGCTGAGGCAGCTTGCACAGCAGCTACCCAGAGCCCACCACTATATGTGCTCACACCAGTAACAGTCCATGCATCGTAGGTTTGATCAGGGAACCCTTCATTTTCGATCATGCCATCGCCATCCTTATCAAACTGATCCATGTATGCTATAGCTATGTATACCGATGGCCAAACagcttttccaaaatttttatCACCAGTAGCAACAAAATCCCTATAAACTTGAAGGACAAATTTCGAATTTAAGTCCTTCCATCTGTTTGAGTTGAAGAAATTGTATGCATTAACTTCAAACCATGGATCATTAAGTCCAATGTCATGAGGGACAGCTCCAAGAACCTTTCTGGAAACCCATGTTCCATTActcataattttcattttagATGGATCATGCATCATTACCGCCATTGCACCGTCTCTTTGGATGCTCAACTCAAGTTTCGGGAAGAGCATTAATAGCGCATATGACGCATAAAAATGGACATCATAGGTATTAAACATGTGATATTCAATTCCTTCAAGATAAAGAAACTGGCCAATGTTCTCCTCTCCGTCTTGAAGTAGATAAGGACCAAAAGCAGAGTTTGAAGTCACTGGAGTCTGAAGTTGGTTAACAGTAGATTTCATCCTAGAAAGTAATCGCATATAGGTCTCATTTTGTTCGTCCAACTTTAAAGTTTTCTCTGAGTCTGGTTTTGTCTTGTCAAGGGAAAACTTCCTCTCCCTGATGGTTCCAAAGTTTTGCATTGGTAAGGACCCATCTGTGACATTAAAACATGGCCTTGATCAGACACAATAACACACAATGCCAGCAGATTTTCTTTCGCCATTACCTGTCCAAATTGTGCCCCCAGCATTAAGATAATAGAGCTCGTTGAAAAGAGTGATGCGGTACCTGAGGCAAATGTTTGGCACTTCAGAAATTTATTTAGAAACTGCAATGACCTGTATATATCCTAAGGTAAAAGATTGTTAAAGCTATATTTCACCATTCCGGCAGACTCGTGTCTTCAAGTATTGGTGTCTGCCACTTGTCAATCTCACGCTCCCAATTGTTATGTTCTAATTTAAAGACAGACGAACAATAAAATTAGGatgcttatataacatatgcTGTTTGGTTATCATATCCATGAATTCACAGAAAGCCAGTTTGTTGATAACAAAATCATTGCAGATCATAAGTCATTACTCATTAGTGTCGTGTCTGTCAAATTGAGTTTTGTTGTTTTATGATAACTTTAATGAGCAAATTTGTTGAGTACGTTCCCCCAGCTGTTATAGAGATCCAAAACATAAATACTACACTAATACTGGAAACGCAAAAAATACGCACATTACTATTTCATAATTGATATAATTACCTAAGAGCGCGTCACGGGCAATACTTGCTGAACCATCACCTTGAACACCATAGAATTTTGTATATCGTCTGAGACAATATTTAATGTCCAAAAGTTTTAGCAATGAACAATTTAAAAGTAATATTCTAGAAACATGAGCTGTTTTAACTTTCATGACCTGTGGTAAGTCTTTCCTCCAGGAAATCTTATTTCTGGACAGTCCCAGGCAAGTGAAAAGGTTACTGTACGGACAGCACCAGATGGAACTTTAACAGATGCTGCTAAGGCAGCTCCAATAGATGATCCTTTTCCTGAAGCTACCAAGGTCTGAGCATCCTTAAGATGATCAAACGAACCGTGCTGCAAGAACAAACAATTGAAAAGGAATTAGGAGTATAGAATAAGACATAATGTTAATACTCATATTCATTATAATCATTTAGAATTAGCAAAAAGGTCTTGAAAGGAGCTACAAagttataatttaaaataatatgcAAGAACCAGGGAAAACTGACCTCCTCAATTTCCCTCCACATGTCCCTTGCTGTCATACTCTCAGACTCTCCAGATATCGAAAAGCATGGACATTCTGAGACACGGACATCAGGAGCTTCTTCAGCTGCAATGGAAAAGGTTACTGGAGGGAGTCCATCTGAAGTGCTGAATGGAAAATACAGTTGTATTAGAAAAACAGAAGTATCAAGCCACGGGGAAAAATGAATGTAGCTATAGACTAGAGTGCGTTTTACACAAAACATACTTGTGATGGAGGAGGATGCTATGCACACTATCTTCCATCCTAC contains:
- the LOC132050203 gene encoding uncharacterized protein LOC132050203 isoform X4; amino-acid sequence: MLENGVEEEGRRPFSDSLLQKVDPGKPPLLTWQRKLNCSGSNPTHFSPSIREILHMLPLGLRLWRHINEEAAKGTPSIMDPYNKRLLSCYHGVPFGGIGAGSIGRSLRGEFQRFQLFPRKCEDTPILANQFSVFISRPNGENFSTVLCSRGPEELKTDTGMGIESWKWKLDGENCTYHALYPRAWTVYDGVPDPELSIVCRQLSPFIPHNYKDSSFPVAVFTFTLSNSGKTDADVTLLFTWANSVGGISEFSGGHVNEKILMEDSVHSILLHHNTSDGLPPVTFSIAAEEAPDVRVSECPCFSISGESESMTARDMWREIEEHGSFDHLKDAQTLVASGKGSSIGAALAASVKVPSGAVRTVTFSLAWDCPEIRFPGGKTYHRRYTKFYGVQGDGSASIARDALLEHNNWEREIDKWQTPILEDTSLPEWYRITLFNELYYLNAGGTIWTDGSLPMQNFGTIRERKFSLDKTKPDSEKTLKLDEQNETYMRLLSRMKSTVNQLQTPVTSNSAFGPYLLQDGEENIGQFLYLEGIEYHMFNTYDVHFYASYALLMLFPKLELSIQRDGAMAVMMHDPSKMKIMSNGTWVSRKVLGAVPHDIGLNDPWFEVNAYNFFNSNRWKDLNSKFVLQVYRDFVATGDKNFGKAVWPSVYIAIAYMDQFDKDGDGMIENEGFPDQTYDAWTVTGVSTYSGGLWVAAVQAASAMAREVGDAAAADYLWAKFQKAKSVYDKLWNGSYFNYDNSGRRSSSSIHADQLAGQWYARASGLSPIADEEKIRSALKKIYDFNVLKHKGGMRGAVNGMLPNGKPDMSALQSREIWTGVTYSLAANMIQEGLVDIAFHTASGVHSTAWSDKGLGFSFQTPEGWNTYDHYRSLCYMRPLAIWSMQWALSKPKLHNQEMNHMSESENSLYAKQHAGFQEVAGLLKLPKEEASKSYIQLLHEFLCKKLSI
- the LOC132050203 gene encoding uncharacterized protein LOC132050203 isoform X1; protein product: MKSKLSDKMLENGVEEEGRRPFSDSLLQKVDPGKPPLLTWQRKLNCSGSNPTHFSPSIREILHMLPLGLRLWRHINEEAAKGTPSIMDPYNKRLLSCYHGVPFGGIGAGSIGRSLRGEFQRFQLFPRKCEDTPILANQFSVFISRPNGENFSTVLCSRGPEELKTDTGMGIESWKWKLDGENCTYHALYPRAWTVYDGVPDPELSIVCRQLSPFIPHNYKDSSFPVAVFTFTLSNSGKTDADVTLLFTWANSVGGISEFSGGHVNEKILMEDSVHSILLHHNTSDGLPPVTFSIAAEEAPDVRVSECPCFSISGESESMTARDMWREIEEHGSFDHLKDAQTLVASGKGSSIGAALAASVKVPSGAVRTVTFSLAWDCPEIRFPGGKTYHRRYTKFYGVQGDGSASIARDALLEHNNWEREIDKWQTPILEDTSLPEWYRITLFNELYYLNAGGTIWTDGSLPMQNFGTIRERKFSLDKTKPDSEKTLKLDEQNETYMRLLSRMKSTVNQLQTPVTSNSAFGPYLLQDGEENIGQFLYLEGIEYHMFNTYDVHFYASYALLMLFPKLELSIQRDGAMAVMMHDPSKMKIMSNGTWVSRKVLGAVPHDIGLNDPWFEVNAYNFFNSNRWKDLNSKFVLQVYRDFVATGDKNFGKAVWPSVYIAIAYMDQFDKDGDGMIENEGFPDQTYDAWTVTGVSTYSGGLWVAAVQAASAMAREVGDAAAADYLWAKFQKAKSVYDKLWNGSYFNYDNSGRRSSSSIHADQLAGQWYARASGLSPIADEEKIRSALKKIYDFNVLKHKGGMRGAVNGMLPNGKPDMSALQSREIWTGVTYSLAANMIQEGLVDIAFHTASGVHSTAWSDKGLGFSFQTPEGWNTYDHYRSLCYMRPLAIWSMQWALSKPKLHNQEMNHMSESENSLYAKQHAGFQEVAGLLKLPKEEASKSYIQLLHEFLCKKLSI
- the LOC132050203 gene encoding uncharacterized protein LOC132050203 isoform X3, yielding MKSKLSDKMLENGVEEEGRRPFSDSLLQKVDPGKPPLLTWQRKLNCSGSNPTHFSPSIREILHMLPLGLRLWRHINEEAAKGTPSIMDPYNKRLLSCYHGVPFGGIGAGSIGRSLRGEFQRFQLFPRKCEDTPILANQFSVFISRPNGENFSTVLCSRGPEELKTDTGMGIESWKWKLDGENCTYHALYPRAWTVYDGVPDPELSIVCRQLSPFIPHNYKDSSFPVAVFTFTLSNSGKTDADVTLLFTWANSVGGISEFSGGHVNEKILMEDSVHSILLHHNTSDGLPPVTFSIAAEEAPDVRVSECPCFSISGESESMTARDMWREIEHGSFDHLKDAQTLVASGKGSSIGAALAASVKVPSGAVRTVTFSLAWDCPEIRFPGGKTYHRRYTKFYGVQGDGSASIARDALLEHNNWEREIDKWQTPILEDTSLPEWYRITLFNELYYLNAGGTIWTDGSLPMQNFGTIRERKFSLDKTKPDSEKTLKLDEQNETYMRLLSRMKSTVNQLQTPVTSNSAFGPYLLQDGEENIGQFLYLEGIEYHMFNTYDVHFYASYALLMLFPKLELSIQRDGAMAVMMHDPSKMKIMSNGTWVSRKVLGAVPHDIGLNDPWFEVNAYNFFNSNRWKDLNSKFVLQVYRDFVATGDKNFGKAVWPSVYIAIAYMDQFDKDGDGMIENEGFPDQTYDAWTVTGVSTYSGGLWVAAVQAASAMAREVGDAAAADYLWAKFQKAKSVYDKLWNGSYFNYDNSGRRSSSSIHADQLAGQWYARASGLSPIADEEKIRSALKKIYDFNVLKHKGGMRGAVNGMLPNGKPDMSALQSREIWTGVTYSLAANMIQEGLVDIAFHTASGVHSTAWSDKGLGFSFQTPEGWNTYDHYRSLCYMRPLAIWSMQWALSKPKLHNQEMNHMSESENSLYAKQHAGFQEVAGLLKLPKEEASKSYIQLLHEFLCKKLSI
- the LOC132050203 gene encoding uncharacterized protein LOC132050203 isoform X2; this encodes MKSKLSDKMLENGVEEEGRRPFSDSLLQKVDPGKPPLLTWQRKLNCSGSNPTHFSPSIREILHMLPLGLRLWRHINEEAAKGTVIHQSWIHTTSVFSHVIMAFHLVGLGSIGRSLRGEFQRFQLFPRKCEDTPILANQFSVFISRPNGENFSTVLCSRGPEELKTDTGMGIESWKWKLDGENCTYHALYPRAWTVYDGVPDPELSIVCRQLSPFIPHNYKDSSFPVAVFTFTLSNSGKTDADVTLLFTWANSVGGISEFSGGHVNEKILMEDSVHSILLHHNTSDGLPPVTFSIAAEEAPDVRVSECPCFSISGESESMTARDMWREIEEHGSFDHLKDAQTLVASGKGSSIGAALAASVKVPSGAVRTVTFSLAWDCPEIRFPGGKTYHRRYTKFYGVQGDGSASIARDALLEHNNWEREIDKWQTPILEDTSLPEWYRITLFNELYYLNAGGTIWTDGSLPMQNFGTIRERKFSLDKTKPDSEKTLKLDEQNETYMRLLSRMKSTVNQLQTPVTSNSAFGPYLLQDGEENIGQFLYLEGIEYHMFNTYDVHFYASYALLMLFPKLELSIQRDGAMAVMMHDPSKMKIMSNGTWVSRKVLGAVPHDIGLNDPWFEVNAYNFFNSNRWKDLNSKFVLQVYRDFVATGDKNFGKAVWPSVYIAIAYMDQFDKDGDGMIENEGFPDQTYDAWTVTGVSTYSGGLWVAAVQAASAMAREVGDAAAADYLWAKFQKAKSVYDKLWNGSYFNYDNSGRRSSSSIHADQLAGQWYARASGLSPIADEEKIRSALKKIYDFNVLKHKGGMRGAVNGMLPNGKPDMSALQSREIWTGVTYSLAANMIQEGLVDIAFHTASGVHSTAWSDKGLGFSFQTPEGWNTYDHYRSLCYMRPLAIWSMQWALSKPKLHNQEMNHMSESENSLYAKQHAGFQEVAGLLKLPKEEASKSYIQLLHEFLCKKLSI
- the LOC132050203 gene encoding uncharacterized protein LOC132050203 isoform X5 produces the protein MKKLQRERHQSWIHTTSVFSHVIMAFHLVGLGSIGRSLRGEFQRFQLFPRKCEDTPILANQFSVFISRPNGENFSTVLCSRGPEELKTDTGMGIESWKWKLDGENCTYHALYPRAWTVYDGVPDPELSIVCRQLSPFIPHNYKDSSFPVAVFTFTLSNSGKTDADVTLLFTWANSVGGISEFSGGHVNEKILMEDSVHSILLHHNTSDGLPPVTFSIAAEEAPDVRVSECPCFSISGESESMTARDMWREIEEHGSFDHLKDAQTLVASGKGSSIGAALAASVKVPSGAVRTVTFSLAWDCPEIRFPGGKTYHRRYTKFYGVQGDGSASIARDALLEHNNWEREIDKWQTPILEDTSLPEWYRITLFNELYYLNAGGTIWTDGSLPMQNFGTIRERKFSLDKTKPDSEKTLKLDEQNETYMRLLSRMKSTVNQLQTPVTSNSAFGPYLLQDGEENIGQFLYLEGIEYHMFNTYDVHFYASYALLMLFPKLELSIQRDGAMAVMMHDPSKMKIMSNGTWVSRKVLGAVPHDIGLNDPWFEVNAYNFFNSNRWKDLNSKFVLQVYRDFVATGDKNFGKAVWPSVYIAIAYMDQFDKDGDGMIENEGFPDQTYDAWTVTGVSTYSGGLWVAAVQAASAMAREVGDAAAADYLWAKFQKAKSVYDKLWNGSYFNYDNSGRRSSSSIHADQLAGQWYARASGLSPIADEEKIRSALKKIYDFNVLKHKGGMRGAVNGMLPNGKPDMSALQSREIWTGVTYSLAANMIQEGLVDIAFHTASGVHSTAWSDKGLGFSFQTPEGWNTYDHYRSLCYMRPLAIWSMQWALSKPKLHNQEMNHMSESENSLYAKQHAGFQEVAGLLKLPKEEASKSYIQLLHEFLCKKLSI
- the LOC132050203 gene encoding uncharacterized protein LOC132050203 isoform X6, translating into MDPYNKRLLSCYHGVPFGGIGAGSIGRSLRGEFQRFQLFPRKCEDTPILANQFSVFISRPNGENFSTVLCSRGPEELKTDTGMGIESWKWKLDGENCTYHALYPRAWTVYDGVPDPELSIVCRQLSPFIPHNYKDSSFPVAVFTFTLSNSGKTDADVTLLFTWANSVGGISEFSGGHVNEKILMEDSVHSILLHHNTSDGLPPVTFSIAAEEAPDVRVSECPCFSISGESESMTARDMWREIEEHGSFDHLKDAQTLVASGKGSSIGAALAASVKVPSGAVRTVTFSLAWDCPEIRFPGGKTYHRRYTKFYGVQGDGSASIARDALLEHNNWEREIDKWQTPILEDTSLPEWYRITLFNELYYLNAGGTIWTDGSLPMQNFGTIRERKFSLDKTKPDSEKTLKLDEQNETYMRLLSRMKSTVNQLQTPVTSNSAFGPYLLQDGEENIGQFLYLEGIEYHMFNTYDVHFYASYALLMLFPKLELSIQRDGAMAVMMHDPSKMKIMSNGTWVSRKVLGAVPHDIGLNDPWFEVNAYNFFNSNRWKDLNSKFVLQVYRDFVATGDKNFGKAVWPSVYIAIAYMDQFDKDGDGMIENEGFPDQTYDAWTVTGVSTYSGGLWVAAVQAASAMAREVGDAAAADYLWAKFQKAKSVYDKLWNGSYFNYDNSGRRSSSSIHADQLAGQWYARASGLSPIADEEKIRSALKKIYDFNVLKHKGGMRGAVNGMLPNGKPDMSALQSREIWTGVTYSLAANMIQEGLVDIAFHTASGVHSTAWSDKGLGFSFQTPEGWNTYDHYRSLCYMRPLAIWSMQWALSKPKLHNQEMNHMSESENSLYAKQHAGFQEVAGLLKLPKEEASKSYIQLLHEFLCKKLSI